In a single window of the Streptomyces sp. HUAS ZL42 genome:
- a CDS encoding acyclic terpene utilization AtuA family protein, whose product MTLRVGNASGFYGDRFDAMREMLTGGELDVLTGDYLAELTMLILGRDRLKDPAAGYARTFLRQLEECLGLAHERGVRIVANAGGLNPAGLADAVRQLADRLGIPVRVAHVEGDDLKPRYADSLTAHAYLGGFGVAACLRSGADVVVTGRVTDAALVTGPAAAHFGWQPTDHDRLAGAVIAGHVLECGAQATGGNYAFFGDGDIRRPGFPLAEIHEDGSCVITKHDGTGGFVDVGTVTAQLLYETAGARYAGPDVTARLDTVRLTQDGPDRVRIDGVRGEAPPPTLKVGLNRLGGFRNEVVFVLTGLDIEAKAALVREQLEAALAKVSEVRWELVRTDRPDADTEETASALLRLVVRDPEQEAVGRALSGAAVELALASYPGFHVLAPPGKGSPYGVFEAVYVPQGAVDHTAVLDDGRRVAVSPAADTLVLDHVPEPHLPEPLPPGPVRRAPLGVVAGARSGDKGGNANVGVWARTDEAWRWLAHELTAERFRELIPESRELPVTRHVLPNLRALNFVVEGILGAGVAAQYRFDPQAKALGEWLRSRHLDIPEAVL is encoded by the coding sequence ATGACTCTCCGTGTCGGCAACGCCTCCGGCTTCTACGGCGACCGCTTCGACGCGATGCGCGAGATGCTCACCGGCGGTGAACTCGACGTCCTCACCGGCGACTATCTCGCCGAGCTGACCATGCTCATCCTGGGCCGCGATCGGCTGAAGGACCCCGCCGCCGGGTACGCCCGTACCTTCCTGCGTCAGCTCGAGGAGTGCCTGGGCCTCGCCCATGAGCGCGGAGTCCGGATCGTCGCCAACGCCGGTGGCCTCAACCCGGCCGGACTCGCCGACGCCGTACGGCAGTTGGCCGACCGGCTCGGCATCCCCGTACGCGTCGCGCACGTCGAGGGCGACGACCTCAAGCCCCGGTACGCGGACAGCCTCACCGCCCATGCCTACCTCGGCGGCTTCGGTGTCGCGGCCTGTCTGCGCTCCGGTGCGGACGTGGTCGTCACCGGCCGGGTCACCGATGCGGCCCTCGTCACCGGGCCCGCCGCCGCCCACTTCGGCTGGCAGCCGACCGACCACGACCGGCTCGCGGGAGCCGTCATCGCCGGGCACGTCCTGGAGTGCGGGGCGCAGGCGACCGGCGGCAACTACGCCTTCTTCGGCGACGGGGACATCCGCCGGCCGGGCTTCCCGCTCGCCGAGATCCACGAGGACGGCAGCTGCGTCATCACCAAGCACGACGGCACCGGTGGGTTCGTCGACGTCGGCACGGTCACCGCCCAGCTGCTGTACGAGACGGCCGGCGCCCGGTACGCGGGCCCCGACGTCACCGCCCGCCTGGACACCGTACGGCTGACCCAGGACGGCCCGGACCGCGTCCGTATCGACGGCGTGCGTGGCGAGGCCCCGCCCCCGACCCTCAAGGTCGGTCTCAACCGGCTCGGCGGCTTCCGCAACGAGGTCGTGTTCGTCCTGACCGGCCTCGACATCGAGGCGAAGGCCGCGCTCGTGCGCGAGCAGCTGGAGGCGGCCCTCGCCAAGGTCAGCGAGGTGCGCTGGGAGCTGGTCCGCACCGACCGGCCCGACGCCGACACGGAGGAGACCGCGAGCGCGCTGCTTCGGCTCGTCGTACGGGACCCGGAGCAGGAGGCGGTGGGGCGGGCGCTGAGCGGGGCGGCCGTGGAGCTGGCGCTGGCCAGTTACCCCGGTTTCCATGTGCTCGCGCCACCCGGAAAGGGCTCTCCCTATGGGGTCTTCGAGGCGGTCTACGTCCCTCAGGGCGCCGTCGACCACACGGCGGTCCTCGACGACGGGCGCCGGGTGGCGGTGTCCCCGGCCGCCGACACCCTCGTACTGGACCATGTACCGGAACCGCACCTGCCGGAGCCGCTGCCACCGGGGCCCGTACGGCGTGCCCCGCTCGGCGTCGTCGCCGGCGCCCGCAGCGGAGACAAGGGCGGGAACGCCAACGTGGGCGTGTGGGCCCGTACCGACGAAGCCTGGCGGTGGCTCGCCCACGAGCTGACGGCTGAGCGGTTCCGGGAGCTGATCCCCGAGAGCCGCGAACTGCCCGTGACCCGGCACGTGCTGCCCAACCTGCGCGCGCTGAACTTCGTCGTCGAGGGGATCCTCGGGGCGGGCGTCGCCGCCCAGTACCGCTTCGACCCGCAGGCCAAGGCCCTCGGCGAATGGCTGCGCTCCCGCCACCTGGACATCCCGGAGGCTGTGCTGTGA
- a CDS encoding acyl-CoA carboxylase subunit beta → MTVLPTTLDTAGPDYRANREAMLAKLAELDAEHAKALAGGGEKYVARHRKRGKLLARERIELLLDPDTPFLELSPLAAWGSDYTVGASLVTGIGVVEGVECLITANDPTVRGGASNPWSLKKALRANDIALANRLPCISLVESGGADLPSQKEIFIPGGAIFRDLTRLSAAGIPTVAVVFGNSTAGGAYIPGMSDHVIMVKERAKVFLGGPPLVKMATGEESDDESLGGAGMHARVSGLADYFAVDEQDALRQARRVVARLNHRKACGDPGPAAPPKYDEEELLGIVPGDLKTPFDPREVIARIVDGSDFDEFKPLYGTSLTTGWATLHGYPVGVLANAQGVLFSEESQKAAQFIQLANQRDIPLLFLHNTTGYMVGKEYEQGGIIKHGAMMINAVSNSKVPHVSVLMGASYGAGHYGMCGRAYDPRFLFAWPSAKSAVMGPQQLAGVLSIVARQSAAAKGQPYDEEADAALRAMVEQQIESESLPMFLSGRLYDDGVIDPRDTRTVLGLCLSAIHTAPYEGARGGFGVFRM, encoded by the coding sequence GTGACGGTTCTTCCGACCACCCTGGACACCGCGGGCCCGGACTACCGGGCCAACCGCGAGGCCATGCTCGCCAAGCTCGCCGAACTGGACGCAGAACACGCGAAGGCGCTGGCCGGCGGCGGCGAGAAGTACGTGGCCAGGCACAGGAAGCGCGGCAAGCTCCTCGCCCGCGAGCGCATCGAGCTGCTCCTCGACCCCGACACGCCGTTCCTGGAGCTGTCGCCGCTGGCCGCCTGGGGCAGCGACTACACGGTCGGCGCGTCCCTCGTCACCGGCATCGGTGTCGTCGAGGGCGTGGAGTGCCTGATCACCGCCAACGACCCGACGGTACGCGGGGGCGCGAGCAATCCCTGGTCGCTGAAGAAGGCCCTGCGCGCCAACGACATCGCGCTCGCCAATCGGCTGCCCTGCATCAGCCTTGTCGAGTCCGGGGGCGCCGACCTGCCGTCCCAGAAGGAGATCTTCATCCCGGGCGGCGCCATCTTCCGCGATCTGACCCGGCTGTCGGCCGCCGGGATTCCCACCGTCGCCGTCGTGTTCGGGAACTCGACCGCGGGCGGGGCCTACATCCCCGGCATGTCCGACCACGTGATCATGGTCAAGGAGCGTGCGAAGGTGTTCCTCGGCGGGCCGCCGCTGGTGAAGATGGCCACCGGCGAGGAGAGCGACGACGAGTCGCTCGGCGGTGCCGGGATGCACGCGCGCGTGTCGGGTCTCGCCGACTACTTCGCCGTCGACGAGCAGGACGCGCTGCGGCAGGCGCGCCGCGTGGTCGCCCGACTCAACCACCGCAAGGCCTGCGGCGATCCGGGCCCGGCGGCACCTCCCAAGTACGACGAGGAGGAGCTGCTGGGCATCGTCCCGGGGGACTTGAAGACCCCCTTCGACCCGCGCGAGGTGATCGCCCGGATCGTCGACGGCTCCGACTTCGACGAGTTCAAGCCGCTGTACGGGACGAGCCTGACGACCGGCTGGGCGACGCTCCACGGTTATCCGGTGGGCGTGCTGGCGAACGCACAGGGTGTGCTGTTCAGCGAGGAGTCCCAGAAGGCCGCCCAGTTCATCCAGCTCGCCAACCAGCGCGACATCCCGCTGCTCTTCCTTCACAACACCACCGGCTACATGGTCGGCAAGGAGTACGAGCAGGGCGGCATCATCAAGCACGGCGCGATGATGATCAACGCGGTGAGCAACTCGAAGGTCCCGCATGTGTCGGTGCTCATGGGGGCGTCGTACGGCGCCGGTCACTACGGCATGTGCGGCCGCGCCTACGACCCGCGCTTCCTGTTCGCCTGGCCCAGCGCCAAGTCCGCCGTCATGGGCCCGCAGCAGCTCGCCGGCGTGCTCTCCATCGTCGCCCGCCAGTCGGCGGCCGCGAAGGGACAGCCGTACGACGAGGAGGCGGACGCGGCCCTGCGCGCCATGGTGGAGCAGCAGATCGAGTCCGAGTCGCTGCCCATGTTCCTGTCCGGGCGCCTGTACGACGACGGCGTCATCGACCCGCGCGACACCCGAACCGTCCTCGGCCTGTGCCTGTCCGCCATCCACACGGCCCCCTACGAGGGCGCGCGTGGCGGCTTCGGCGTCTTCCGGATGTGA